Proteins encoded together in one Quercus lobata isolate SW786 chromosome 3, ValleyOak3.0 Primary Assembly, whole genome shotgun sequence window:
- the LOC115982620 gene encoding F-box protein At1g70590, whose translation MMKQKTWPARSDGSRFLSLPLSKIKGPKFPTRTSTHQIPFYNTRPSDGHDFSALPYDVLTKIAASFSLQNLRAASLVCKSWSEALKPLREAMLLLHWGKRFKHGHGGVRPNLDKALDSFLKGAARGSALAMVDAGLIYWELGHKDKAVALYHKAAGLGDPAGQCNLAISFLQAEPPNLKEAVTWLYRASIAGHVRSQYQLALCLHQGRGVNCNIKDAARWYLKAAEGGYVRAMYNVSLCYSSGEGLVRSHQLARKWMKRAADRGHTKAQFEHGLALFSEGDMMKAVVYLELATRAGERAAARVKNVILQQLSATSRDRVMLLADNWKALPSSR comes from the exons ATGATGAAGCAGAAAACTTGGCCAGCTCGATCCGACGGTTCTCGCTTCCTCTCCCTTCCACTATCAAAAATCAAGGGTCCGAAATTCCCCACCCGAACTTCGACCCATCAGATCCCATTCTACAACACAAGACCATCCGACGGCCACGATTTCTCGGCGCTCCCGTACGACGTGTTGACGAAAATCGCGGCGTCGTTTAGCCTCCAAAACCTTCGAGCCGCGTCGCTGGTGTGCAAGTCGTGGAGCGAGGCGCTTAAGCCCTTGAGAGAGGCGATGCTGTTGTTGCATTGGGGGAAGCGGTTCAAGCACGGTCACGGTGGAGTCCGCCCTAACTTGGACAAGGCTCTGGACTCGTTCTTGAAAGGCGCGGCTCGTGGTTCTGCTCTGGCTATGGTGGATGCTGGTTTGATTTACTGGGAATTAGGTCACAAGGACAAGGCTGTTGCTTTGTATCACAAAGCTGCGGGGCTTGGTGACCCTGCTGGACAGTGCAATTTGGCCATTTCTTTTTTGCAAG CTGAACCTCCAAATCTGAAGGAAGCTGTAACATGGTTATATCGAGCTTCCATTGCTGGCCATGTCCGTTCTCAATACCAACTTGCACTTTGTCTGCATCAAGGTCGAGGGGTTAATTGCAATATAAAAGATGCT GCTAGATGGTATCTAAAAGCTGCAGAAGGTGGGTATGTGCGTGCTATGTACAATGTCTCGCTATGCTACTCATCTGGTGAAGGTTTGGTGCGTAGTCATCAACTAGCAAGAAAGTGGATGAAGCGGGCAGCTGATCGTGGTCACACTAAAGCACAATTTGAGCATGGACTTGCTCTCTTTTCT GAAGGGGACATGATGAAAGCTGTGGTGTACCTGGAACTTGCCACCCGTGCTGGAGAAAGAGCCGCAGCTCGTGTGAAGAATGTAATCCTCCAACAACTCTCAGCAACTTCCCGTGATCGAGTCATGCTTCTTGCTGACAATTGGAAAGCTTTGCCTTCATCTCGCTGA